One Streptomyces sp. B21-105 genomic region harbors:
- a CDS encoding transglycosylase domain-containing protein — translation MPKKRSGGGLSPTQQAAKFLGVSVLAGAVLAGIALPAFGALGLAAKGSVESFDELPANLKTPPLSQRTTILDSEGGLIATVYSRDRTVVDLKSVSPYMQKAIVAIEDSRFYEHGAVDLKGVLRALNKNVQSSGVSQGASTLTQQLVKNVAVEEAGDDPTKVAQATQQTIGRKIKELKYAIQLEEELSKKKILENYLNITFFGEQAYGVEAASQRYFSTHAKNLTLPQAALLAGIVQSPSRYDPVNDEAEATKRRNTVLKRMAEVGDISEAEAATAQQAPLGLKVKKPKNGCITAVQGASFFCKYVERVFRNDPVFGKTKEERAKVWNQGGLTIRTTLEPQAQKSVQSSLKDHVYKSDKVAAAATLVEPGTGKILGMGQSKPYGYGKNETEYNYSVNASMGGSNFGFPTGSTFKPFVAAAALEEGRPANQSYSAPYQMPYPDTVQTCSSKPWTNDGRPKYTLENESESEKGPYQLQKAMELSVNTYFVQMLADIGMCPVVKMTDKLGVVQGNGTKVPEVPSSMTLGSTGLSPLTMASAYAAFASRGMYCTPIAIESITQTVGGTKKSLEVPKSTCSRAMSEKTADTINTLLSGVVDSGTGKQAGLSGRDNAGKTGTTDSRKNAWFVGYTPNLSGAVWVGSATQKVEMTNIYIGGRYHGEVYGGDTPGPIWRDAMTGALKGKEATPFNRVFIPKPPEKDRGDNNGNGNGNGNRDNNGDDNGDDGGFLSGLLTNGGNTNGGNTNGGNANRGTNGGFFQGQSNGNDNSGGRG, via the coding sequence ATGCCAAAGAAGCGCTCGGGCGGTGGTCTGTCGCCAACGCAACAGGCCGCCAAGTTCCTCGGTGTCAGTGTGCTCGCGGGAGCGGTGCTGGCCGGCATCGCCCTGCCCGCCTTCGGGGCGCTGGGCCTGGCCGCCAAGGGGTCGGTGGAGTCGTTCGACGAACTCCCGGCCAATCTCAAGACGCCGCCACTGAGCCAGCGCACCACGATCCTCGACTCCGAGGGCGGCCTGATCGCCACCGTCTACTCACGTGACCGCACGGTGGTCGACCTGAAGAGCGTCTCGCCCTACATGCAGAAGGCGATCGTCGCGATCGAGGACTCGCGCTTCTACGAGCACGGCGCAGTCGACCTCAAGGGCGTCCTGCGCGCGCTCAACAAGAACGTGCAGAGCAGCGGGGTGTCCCAGGGCGCTTCCACGCTCACGCAGCAACTCGTGAAGAACGTCGCCGTCGAGGAGGCGGGCGACGATCCGACGAAGGTCGCGCAGGCCACGCAGCAGACCATCGGACGCAAGATCAAAGAGCTGAAGTACGCGATCCAGCTCGAGGAAGAGCTCAGCAAGAAGAAGATCCTCGAGAACTACCTGAACATCACGTTCTTCGGCGAGCAGGCCTACGGCGTCGAAGCGGCCTCCCAGCGCTACTTCTCCACGCACGCCAAGAACCTCACGCTCCCCCAGGCCGCGCTGCTGGCCGGCATCGTCCAGTCGCCCAGCCGCTACGACCCGGTCAACGACGAGGCCGAGGCCACCAAGCGCCGTAACACCGTGCTGAAGCGCATGGCCGAGGTCGGCGACATCTCCGAGGCCGAGGCGGCCACCGCGCAGCAGGCGCCGCTGGGCCTGAAGGTCAAGAAGCCGAAGAACGGCTGCATCACCGCCGTCCAGGGCGCCAGCTTCTTCTGCAAGTACGTGGAACGCGTCTTCCGCAACGACCCGGTCTTCGGCAAGACCAAGGAGGAGCGGGCGAAGGTCTGGAACCAGGGCGGTCTGACGATCCGGACGACGCTCGAGCCGCAGGCCCAGAAGTCCGTCCAGAGCTCGCTCAAGGACCACGTCTACAAGTCGGACAAGGTGGCCGCGGCCGCGACCCTCGTCGAGCCCGGTACCGGCAAGATCCTCGGCATGGGCCAGTCGAAGCCGTACGGCTACGGCAAGAACGAGACCGAGTACAACTACTCCGTCAACGCCTCCATGGGCGGCTCGAACTTCGGCTTCCCGACGGGTTCGACCTTCAAGCCCTTCGTGGCCGCGGCCGCGCTGGAGGAGGGGCGGCCGGCGAACCAGTCCTACTCGGCGCCGTACCAGATGCCGTACCCGGACACGGTCCAGACGTGCAGCAGCAAGCCGTGGACGAACGACGGCAGGCCCAAGTACACCCTGGAGAACGAGAGCGAGTCCGAGAAGGGGCCGTACCAGCTGCAGAAGGCCATGGAGCTGTCGGTCAACACGTACTTCGTGCAGATGCTCGCCGACATCGGTATGTGCCCCGTGGTGAAGATGACCGACAAGCTGGGCGTGGTCCAGGGCAACGGCACCAAGGTCCCCGAGGTTCCCTCCTCGATGACCCTGGGCTCCACCGGTCTCTCCCCTCTGACGATGGCGAGCGCCTACGCCGCCTTCGCCAGCCGCGGCATGTACTGCACCCCGATCGCCATCGAGTCGATCACCCAGACCGTGGGCGGCACGAAGAAGTCGCTCGAAGTCCCGAAGTCGACCTGCTCGCGCGCGATGAGCGAGAAGACCGCGGACACCATCAACACCCTGTTGAGCGGCGTGGTCGACTCCGGTACGGGTAAGCAGGCCGGTCTGTCCGGCCGCGACAACGCCGGCAAGACGGGTACGACGGACTCCCGCAAGAACGCCTGGTTCGTCGGCTACACCCCGAACCTCTCGGGCGCCGTCTGGGTCGGCAGCGCCACCCAGAAGGTGGAGATGACCAACATCTACATCGGCGGCCGCTACCACGGCGAGGTCTACGGCGGCGACACTCCCGGCCCCATCTGGCGCGACGCCATGACCGGCGCGCTCAAGGGCAAGGAAGCCACACCGTTCAACAGGGTCTTCATCCCGAAGCCCCCGGAGAAGGACCGCGGCGACAACAACGGCAATGGAAACGGCAACGGAAACCGCGACAACAACGGGGACGACAACGGGGACGACGGCGGTTTCCTCAGCGGACTGCTCACCAACGGCGGCAACACCAACGGTGGAAACACCAACGGCGGCAACGCGAACAGGGGCACGAACGGCGGCTTCTTCCAGGGTCAGAGCAACGGCAACGACAACAGCGGCGGACGCGGCTGA
- a CDS encoding IS110 family transposase: protein MIYCGIDWAERTHDVALVDDTGQLLAKRHITDDAAGYKILLELLAEYGDTEEDPIPVAIETSRGLLVAVLRTGKRKVFAINPMAAARYRDRHSVSRKKSDPGDALVLANILRTDMHAHRPLPDDSDLGRAIAVLARAQQDSLWNRQQLANQLRSILREYYPVALAAFAAWTNGLCRPEARELLKAAPTPARAARLTRTQIQAALKRAGRQRGIEAEAERLREVFRADCAHQPPLVEDALGKQMLALLIQLDAACTAADQLAEAVEEAFPQHPDAEILLSFPRLGIQLAARVLAEIGDDRTRFADARGLKAYAGSSPITRASGKKSAITRRWVKNDRLNHAGYLWAFSAFRHSPGAGAHYRRRREQGDWHAAAQRNLFNRMIGQLYHCLQKRELFDEESAFPRLPELAVSAA, encoded by the coding sequence TTGATCTACTGCGGAATCGACTGGGCGGAACGAACGCACGATGTCGCTCTGGTCGACGACACCGGTCAGCTGCTGGCCAAGCGGCACATCACCGACGACGCGGCCGGCTACAAGATCCTGCTGGAACTGCTCGCCGAGTACGGCGACACCGAAGAAGACCCGATCCCGGTGGCGATCGAGACTTCCCGCGGTCTGCTGGTGGCCGTGCTGCGGACTGGTAAGCGCAAGGTGTTCGCGATCAATCCGATGGCCGCCGCCCGCTACCGCGACCGGCACAGCGTCTCCCGCAAGAAATCCGACCCCGGCGACGCCCTGGTCCTCGCCAACATCCTCCGCACCGACATGCACGCCCACAGGCCTCTGCCCGACGACTCCGACCTCGGCCGCGCCATCGCCGTCCTGGCCCGCGCCCAGCAGGACTCTTTGTGGAACCGGCAGCAGCTCGCCAACCAGCTCCGGTCCATACTGCGCGAGTACTACCCCGTCGCGCTGGCCGCCTTCGCCGCCTGGACCAACGGCCTGTGTCGGCCCGAGGCCCGCGAGCTCCTCAAGGCCGCCCCGACCCCTGCCCGGGCCGCACGGTTGACCCGCACCCAGATCCAGGCCGCGCTCAAGCGAGCCGGTCGCCAGCGCGGCATCGAAGCCGAGGCCGAACGCCTCCGCGAGGTCTTCCGGGCCGATTGCGCCCACCAGCCGCCGCTGGTCGAGGACGCGCTCGGCAAGCAGATGCTCGCCCTCCTCATCCAGCTGGATGCGGCCTGCACGGCCGCTGACCAGCTCGCCGAGGCGGTCGAAGAGGCCTTCCCTCAGCACCCGGACGCCGAGATCCTGCTGAGCTTCCCCAGGCTCGGCATCCAGCTCGCCGCCCGCGTCCTGGCCGAGATCGGCGACGACAGAACCCGGTTCGCCGATGCCCGCGGCCTCAAGGCATACGCCGGCTCGTCTCCCATCACCCGTGCCTCGGGCAAGAAGTCCGCCATCACCAGACGGTGGGTGAAGAATGACCGGCTCAACCACGCCGGCTACCTGTGGGCCTTCTCCGCGTTCCGCCACTCGCCAGGAGCCGGAGCCCACTACCGGCGCCGACGCGAACAAGGCGACTGGCACGCAGCTGCCCAGCGCAACCTCTTCAACCGCATGATCGGACAGCTCTACCACTGTCTTCAGAAGCGCGAACTCTTCGACGAGGAGTCAGCGTTCCCACGACTGCCTGAACTCGCAGTCAGCGCCGCTTGA
- a CDS encoding WhiB family transcriptional regulator: MGWVTDWSAQAACRTTDPDELFVQGAAQNRAKAVCTGCPVRTECLADALDNRVEFGVWGGMTERERRALLRRRPTVTSWRRLLETARSEYERGAGILPLDDDQMYETFAAVG; the protein is encoded by the coding sequence ATGGGCTGGGTAACCGACTGGAGTGCGCAGGCTGCCTGCCGCACTACCGATCCGGATGAACTGTTCGTTCAGGGAGCAGCGCAGAACAGGGCCAAGGCGGTGTGCACCGGATGTCCGGTACGCACTGAATGCCTGGCTGACGCGCTCGACAACCGCGTCGAGTTCGGCGTGTGGGGAGGCATGACGGAGCGCGAGCGCCGGGCACTGCTGCGCAGGCGGCCGACGGTGACCTCCTGGCGTCGGCTCCTGGAGACGGCGCGTTCGGAGTACGAGCGTGGGGCGGGCATCCTGCCGCTCGACGACGACCAGATGTACGAGACCTTCGCGGCGGTGGGCTGA
- a CDS encoding ArsA family ATPase, translated as MSADRNHDEGNTRRRLTPAPVLDLDPLLDDPATRIVVCCGSGGVGKTTTAAALGLRAAERGRKVVVLTIDPARRLAQSMGIDSLDNTPRRVKGVEGDGELHAMMLDMKRTFDEIVEAHADPDRAAAILGNPFYQSLSAGFAGTQEYMAMEKLGQLRARDEWDLIVVDTPPSRSALDFLDAPKRLGSFLDGKLIRVLLAPAKVGGRAGMKFLNVGMSMMTGALGKLLGGQLLKDVQTFVAAMDSMFGGFRTRADATYKLLQAPGTAFLVVAAPERDALREAAYFVERLAAEDMPLAGLVLNRVHGSDAAQLSAERALAAAENLEEPGIVDQDGGKAGVRNSPDTYGSSAPAAPSALDPERDAPTEADRATHSDAHPDRPRATGATETDRTATTDAHTGADVDRADRTVDDLTAGLLRLHAERMHLLSREQRTRDRFTALHPEVAVAEVAALPGDVHDLTGLRDIGQRLAADRPELPETTGS; from the coding sequence ATGAGCGCGGACCGGAATCACGACGAGGGGAACACCCGTCGCCGTCTCACCCCCGCGCCCGTGCTCGACCTCGATCCGCTGCTCGACGACCCGGCGACGCGCATCGTGGTCTGCTGCGGCTCGGGCGGTGTCGGCAAGACGACCACTGCGGCCGCTCTGGGGCTCAGGGCGGCCGAGCGCGGCCGCAAGGTGGTGGTCCTCACCATCGACCCGGCGCGCCGGCTCGCCCAGTCCATGGGCATCGACTCGCTCGACAACACCCCGCGCCGCGTCAAGGGCGTGGAGGGGGACGGCGAGCTGCACGCGATGATGCTCGACATGAAGCGCACCTTCGACGAGATCGTCGAGGCGCACGCGGACCCCGACCGGGCCGCCGCGATCCTGGGCAACCCCTTCTACCAGTCGCTTTCGGCGGGCTTCGCGGGCACGCAGGAGTACATGGCGATGGAGAAGCTGGGCCAGCTGCGGGCCCGGGACGAGTGGGATCTGATCGTCGTCGACACCCCGCCGTCCCGCTCGGCGCTGGACTTCCTGGACGCGCCGAAGCGGCTCGGCTCGTTCCTGGACGGCAAGTTGATCCGCGTCCTGCTCGCGCCGGCGAAAGTCGGCGGCCGCGCGGGGATGAAGTTCCTGAACGTCGGGATGTCGATGATGACCGGCGCGCTGGGCAAGCTGCTCGGCGGGCAGCTGCTGAAGGACGTGCAGACGTTCGTCGCGGCGATGGACTCGATGTTCGGCGGCTTCCGTACGCGCGCGGACGCCACGTACAAGCTGCTCCAGGCACCCGGCACGGCGTTCCTGGTGGTGGCGGCTCCCGAGCGGGACGCGCTGCGGGAGGCCGCGTACTTCGTGGAGCGGCTGGCCGCCGAGGACATGCCGCTGGCCGGCCTGGTGCTCAACCGGGTCCACGGCAGCGATGCCGCCCAGCTGTCCGCCGAGCGGGCGCTCGCCGCTGCGGAAAATCTTGAAGAGCCCGGCATTGTGGATCAGGACGGCGGGAAAGCTGGAGTTCGTAACTCTCCCGACACCTACGGCAGTTCAGCACCCGCAGCGCCCTCAGCACTCGATCCGGAGCGCGACGCCCCCACCGAAGCGGACCGGGCCACGCACTCGGACGCCCACCCGGACCGGCCCCGGGCAACCGGAGCCACTGAGACCGACAGGACAGCGACCACCGACGCGCACACCGGCGCGGACGTGGACCGTGCGGACCGGACCGTGGACGACCTCACCGCGGGTCTGCTCAGACTGCATGCGGAACGCATGCACCTGCTCTCCCGCGAGCAACGCACACGGGACCGCTTCACCGCGCTCCACCCGGAGGTGGCGGTGGCCGAAGTGGCCGCACTCCCCGGTGACGTGCACGACCTCACAGGGCTGCGCGACATCGGACAGCGCCTCGCGGCCGACCGGCCGGAGCTGCCCGAGACCACCGGATCCTGA
- a CDS encoding ArsA-related P-loop ATPase, whose translation MSRLQVVSGKGGTGKTTVAAALALALATAGKRTLLVEVEGRQGIAQLFETQALPYEERKIAVASGGGEVHALAIDPELALLDYLQMFYKLGGAGRALRKLGAIDFATTVAPGLRDVLLTGKACEAVRRKDKNGRFVYDHVVMDAPPTGRVTRFLNVNDEVAGLARIGPIHNQAQAVMRVLKSEQTAVHLVTLLEEMPVQETADGIAELRAAKLPVGRVIVNMVRPEMLDEDGLELARTATRSSVARSLSAAGLGGARRGGHAERLVDPLLRQAEEYAERYALEREQRAVLGELDLPLHELPLLAEGMDLAGLYQLANELRKQGIA comes from the coding sequence GTGAGCAGGCTCCAGGTCGTCAGCGGCAAGGGCGGGACCGGCAAGACGACGGTCGCCGCGGCCCTCGCGCTGGCCCTCGCCACGGCTGGGAAGCGGACGCTTCTCGTCGAGGTGGAGGGCCGGCAGGGCATCGCACAGCTCTTCGAGACACAGGCGTTGCCCTATGAGGAACGCAAGATCGCGGTCGCTTCGGGGGGAGGTGAGGTCCACGCCCTCGCCATCGACCCCGAACTGGCCCTTCTGGACTACCTCCAGATGTTCTACAAGCTGGGAGGCGCCGGGCGGGCCCTGCGGAAGCTGGGCGCGATCGACTTCGCCACCACCGTCGCGCCAGGCCTGAGGGACGTGCTCCTCACCGGCAAGGCGTGCGAGGCGGTTCGGCGCAAGGACAAGAACGGGCGGTTCGTGTACGACCACGTCGTCATGGACGCGCCGCCCACCGGTCGCGTCACCCGCTTCCTGAACGTCAACGACGAGGTCGCCGGGCTGGCCAGGATCGGCCCGATACACAATCAGGCGCAGGCCGTGATGCGGGTGCTGAAGTCGGAGCAGACCGCCGTGCACCTGGTCACGCTGCTGGAGGAGATGCCCGTCCAGGAGACCGCGGACGGCATCGCCGAGCTGCGGGCGGCGAAACTGCCGGTGGGGCGGGTCATCGTCAACATGGTGCGGCCGGAGATGCTGGACGAGGACGGTCTGGAACTCGCACGGACCGCGACGCGTTCTTCAGTGGCCCGGTCGTTGTCCGCCGCAGGGCTCGGCGGGGCGCGCCGCGGCGGGCACGCCGAACGGCTGGTGGACCCGCTCCTGCGGCAGGCCGAGGAGTACGCCGAGCGGTACGCCCTGGAGCGTGAGCAGCGCGCGGTCCTCGGCGAGCTGGATCTGCCGCTGCACGAACTGCCTTTGCTCGCCGAGGGCATGGACCTCGCGGGCCTGTACCAGCTCGCCAACGAACTGCGGAAGCAGGGGATCGCATGA
- a CDS encoding DUF4177 domain-containing protein: protein MTKWEYATVPLLVHATKQILDTWGEDGWELVQVVPGPNNPEQLVAYLKRAKA, encoded by the coding sequence ATGACCAAGTGGGAATACGCAACTGTGCCGCTGCTCGTCCACGCCACGAAGCAGATCCTGGACACCTGGGGCGAGGACGGCTGGGAACTCGTCCAGGTCGTGCCCGGCCCGAACAACCCGGAGCAGCTCGTCGCCTACCTGAAGCGGGCGAAGGCGTGA
- a CDS encoding RidA family protein: MSAVETRLAELGLKLPAVVPPLAAYQPAVQSGPYVYTAGQLPMVDGKLPVTGKVGAEVTAEEAKALARTCALNALAAVKSVAGDLDRVARVVKVVGFVASASDFTGQPAVLNGASELLGEVFGDKGVHARSAVGVAVLPLDAPVEVEIQVELAP; the protein is encoded by the coding sequence GTGAGCGCGGTCGAGACGAGGCTCGCCGAGCTCGGCCTGAAGCTGCCGGCGGTCGTGCCGCCCCTTGCGGCCTACCAGCCTGCGGTGCAGTCCGGCCCGTACGTGTACACCGCCGGCCAGCTGCCCATGGTCGACGGCAAACTGCCCGTCACCGGGAAGGTCGGCGCCGAGGTCACCGCCGAGGAGGCCAAGGCGCTGGCCCGCACCTGCGCGCTGAACGCCTTGGCCGCCGTCAAGTCGGTCGCGGGCGACCTGGACCGCGTCGCGCGCGTGGTGAAGGTCGTCGGCTTCGTGGCCTCGGCCTCGGACTTCACCGGCCAGCCCGCCGTGCTCAACGGCGCGAGCGAGCTGCTGGGCGAGGTCTTCGGCGACAAGGGCGTGCACGCGCGCAGCGCGGTGGGCGTCGCGGTGCTGCCGCTGGACGCGCCGGTCGAGGTCGAGATCCAGGTGGAGCTCGCTCCTTAG
- a CDS encoding NUDIX hydrolase, translating to MANGQWFPQDWPERIRALADGDLTPVVPKRAATVMLLKDTDAGPVVHMLRRRASMAFAGGAYAYPGGGVDPRDDDRHVRWAGPTRAWWAERLGVDETAAQAIVCAAVRETYEEAGVLLAGPTPDSVVGDITGADWETDRAAVAARELSFAEFLDRRGLVLRSDLLGAWTRWITPEFEPRRYDTWFFVAALPKGQRTRNASTEADRTVWIRPSDAAASYDKGELLMMPPTIATLRRLAPYATAAEALAAAPDLDLTPVLAEARMVEGEVVLSWPGHDEFTKRIGAEITGRGPA from the coding sequence ATGGCGAATGGGCAGTGGTTTCCCCAGGACTGGCCGGAACGCATCCGCGCGCTGGCGGACGGTGACCTCACTCCGGTCGTCCCGAAGCGCGCGGCCACCGTCATGCTCCTGAAGGACACCGACGCCGGCCCCGTCGTGCACATGCTGCGCCGACGCGCGTCCATGGCCTTCGCCGGAGGCGCGTACGCCTATCCCGGCGGCGGTGTCGACCCCCGCGACGACGACCGGCACGTGCGCTGGGCGGGCCCCACGCGCGCGTGGTGGGCCGAACGGCTGGGCGTCGACGAGACGGCGGCGCAGGCGATCGTCTGCGCGGCCGTGCGCGAGACCTACGAGGAGGCCGGCGTCCTGCTCGCGGGGCCGACGCCCGACTCGGTCGTCGGTGACATCACGGGCGCCGACTGGGAGACGGACCGGGCCGCGGTGGCCGCCCGTGAGCTGTCCTTCGCCGAGTTCCTCGACCGCCGCGGCCTCGTCCTGAGGTCGGACCTGCTGGGTGCCTGGACCCGCTGGATCACCCCGGAGTTCGAGCCCCGCCGCTACGACACCTGGTTCTTCGTGGCCGCGCTGCCGAAGGGGCAGCGCACCCGCAACGCGTCCACGGAGGCCGACCGCACCGTGTGGATCCGCCCGTCGGACGCCGCGGCCTCCTACGACAAGGGCGAGCTGCTCATGATGCCGCCCACCATCGCGACCCTGCGCCGGCTCGCCCCGTACGCCACGGCGGCCGAAGCGCTCGCCGCCGCCCCGGACCTCGATCTCACCCCCGTCCTGGCAGAGGCGCGGATGGTGGAGGGCGAGGTCGTGCTCTCCTGGCCCGGGCACGACGAGTTCACCAAGCGGATCGGGGCCGAGATCACCGGAAGGGGGCCCGCATGA
- a CDS encoding MBL fold metallo-hydrolase, with translation MTDAAALPGQPRGGVLSGPATARAVNVLAPNASAMTLDGTNTWIVAEPDSDLAVVIDPGPLDDGHLRAVVDAAERAGKRVALTLLTHGHPDHAEGAVRFAGLTGTKVRALDPALRLGEEGLGAGDVVTVGGLELRVVPTPGHTADSLCFHLPADRAVLTGDTILGRGTTVVAHPDGRLGDYLDSLRRLRSLAVDDGVHTVLPGHGPVLEDAQGAVEFYLAHRAHRLAQVETAVENGRRSPAEVVAHVYADVDRSLWPAAELSVRAQLEYLTEHGLI, from the coding sequence ATGACCGACGCAGCCGCCCTCCCCGGCCAGCCCCGCGGCGGAGTGCTCTCGGGCCCGGCCACCGCGCGCGCGGTCAACGTCCTCGCTCCGAACGCGTCCGCCATGACCCTGGACGGCACGAACACCTGGATCGTCGCCGAGCCCGACTCCGACCTGGCGGTCGTGATCGACCCGGGCCCGCTGGACGACGGTCATCTGCGCGCGGTCGTGGACGCCGCCGAGCGGGCCGGCAAGCGCGTCGCGCTGACCCTGTTGACGCACGGCCACCCCGACCACGCCGAGGGCGCCGTCCGCTTCGCCGGGCTGACCGGCACGAAGGTGCGGGCCCTGGACCCGGCGCTGCGGCTGGGCGAGGAGGGGCTGGGCGCCGGCGACGTGGTCACCGTGGGCGGCCTCGAGCTGCGGGTCGTCCCCACGCCCGGCCACACCGCCGACTCGCTCTGTTTCCATCTCCCGGCCGACCGGGCCGTCCTGACCGGCGACACGATCCTCGGCCGGGGCACGACCGTCGTGGCGCACCCCGACGGCCGCTTGGGCGACTATCTGGACTCCCTGAGGCGGCTGCGGTCCCTCGCGGTCGACGACGGCGTCCACACGGTCCTTCCGGGCCACGGCCCGGTCCTGGAGGACGCCCAGGGCGCCGTCGAGTTCTACCTCGCCCACCGCGCCCACCGCCTCGCCCAGGTCGAGACGGCGGTCGAGAACGGCCGCCGCAGCCCTGCCGAGGTCGTCGCCCACGTGTACGCCGACGTCGACCGCTCACTGTGGCCGGCGGCAGAGCTGTCGGTACGGGCCCAGCTGGAGTACCTGACAGAGCACGGCCTCATCTGA
- a CDS encoding nucleotidyltransferase domain-containing protein, with amino-acid sequence MTEALPSRGLDAQGYIAREGSLARVPAAFEPVVAAARDGLRDLFAAQLHSAYVYGSIPRGTARVGRSDLDLLVVLRAEPSARDRAAAGALDETLDSEFPQIDGCGTLLVDHPRVLSDLETHDLGWFVACLCTPLLGEDLAEHLPRYRPDSLLARETNGDLALLLPRWRERVATADSEGARRPLVRFMSRRLVRTAFTLVMPRWNGWTSDLHEMAEAFGVYYPRRAEQLRAAAVLGYEPRGDRDVLASYVDDLGPWLAREYARVHGVKAPRPAEQT; translated from the coding sequence ATGACAGAAGCGCTTCCTTCCCGAGGTCTCGACGCCCAGGGGTACATCGCGCGCGAAGGCTCCCTCGCGCGCGTACCGGCGGCCTTCGAGCCGGTCGTCGCAGCCGCCCGGGACGGGCTCCGCGACCTCTTCGCGGCACAGCTGCACAGCGCGTACGTCTACGGATCGATCCCGCGCGGCACCGCGCGCGTGGGGCGCAGCGATCTCGACCTGCTCGTCGTGCTGCGCGCGGAGCCGTCCGCCCGGGACCGCGCGGCGGCCGGTGCGCTCGACGAGACGCTCGACAGCGAGTTCCCGCAGATCGACGGCTGTGGGACGCTCCTGGTCGATCACCCGCGCGTGCTGAGCGACCTGGAGACCCACGACCTGGGGTGGTTCGTGGCCTGCCTGTGCACCCCTCTGCTCGGCGAGGACCTGGCCGAGCACCTCCCGCGCTACCGGCCCGACTCCCTCCTCGCGCGCGAGACCAACGGCGATCTGGCCCTGCTCCTGCCGCGCTGGCGCGAGCGCGTCGCCACGGCCGACTCCGAAGGGGCCCGGCGGCCTCTCGTCCGGTTCATGTCCCGGCGTCTCGTGCGGACCGCCTTCACCCTCGTCATGCCCCGCTGGAACGGCTGGACGAGCGACCTCCACGAGATGGCGGAGGCCTTCGGCGTCTACTACCCGCGACGCGCGGAGCAACTGCGGGCGGCGGCCGTCCTCGGGTACGAGCCGCGGGGCGACCGGGACGTCCTCGCGTCCTACGTCGACGACCTGGGCCCCTGGCTCGCGCGGGAGTACGCGCGCGTGCACGGCGTGAAGGCCCCGAGACCGGCCGAGCAGACCTGA
- a CDS encoding Crp/Fnr family transcriptional regulator, producing the protein MDDVLRRNPLFAALDDEQAAELRASMSEVTLARGDSLFHEGDPGDRLYVVTEGKVKLHRTSPDGRENMLAVVGPSELIGELSLFDPGPRTATATALTEVKLLGLGHGDLQPWLNARPEVATALLRAVARRLRKTNDAMSDLVFSDVPGRVARALLDLSRRFGVQSEEGIHVVHDLTQEELAQLVGASRETVNKALADFAQRGWLRLEARAVILLDVERLAKRSR; encoded by the coding sequence GTGGACGACGTTCTGCGGCGCAACCCGCTCTTCGCGGCACTCGACGACGAGCAGGCCGCGGAACTGCGCGCCTCCATGAGCGAGGTGACCCTGGCCCGCGGCGACTCCCTGTTCCACGAGGGCGACCCGGGCGACCGGCTTTATGTCGTCACCGAGGGCAAGGTCAAGCTCCACCGCACGTCCCCGGACGGCCGGGAGAACATGCTGGCCGTGGTGGGCCCCAGCGAGCTCATCGGAGAGCTGTCGCTCTTCGACCCGGGCCCGCGGACGGCGACCGCCACCGCCCTCACCGAGGTCAAGCTGCTCGGCCTCGGCCACGGCGACCTCCAGCCCTGGCTCAACGCCCGCCCGGAAGTGGCCACCGCGCTGCTGCGCGCCGTCGCCCGGCGCCTGCGCAAGACCAACGACGCCATGTCCGACCTGGTGTTCTCGGACGTTCCCGGCCGTGTGGCTCGTGCGCTGCTGGACCTCTCGCGCCGCTTCGGCGTGCAGTCCGAGGAAGGCATCCACGTCGTCCACGACCTCACGCAGGAGGAACTGGCGCAGCTCGTCGGCGCCTCGCGCGAGACCGTGAACAAGGCCCTGGCGGACTTCGCCCAGCGCGGGTGGCTGCGCCTTGAGGCGCGGGCCGTCATCCTGCTGGACGTCGAGCGACTGGCCAAGCGCTCGCGCTAG